A single Actinomycetes bacterium DNA region contains:
- a CDS encoding metallophosphoesterase, translating into MVAGSSAFTRVAARALVAGAVTSAACLAYGAGYEVRAFRLRRATVPVLPAGQRPLRVLHLSDLHLTLGQDKKRAWVRSLARLEPDLVVNTGDTLAHPRAVPDVLDALGPLLELPGVFVLGSNDYYAPSVKNPFLYLVGGTGDDARRTPTHRAVPDLPWQDLVDGMSRQGWVDLSNTTGRLQVDGRELAFRGVDDPHVRRDRYERVAGPPEDDADLAVGVVHAPYLRVVDSMAADRLPLVLAGHTHGGQLCVPGWGALVSNCDLPPRRAKGLSRHAEDTWLHVSAGIGTSPYAPVRFACYPEATLLTLTSR; encoded by the coding sequence ATGGTTGCCGGCTCCTCAGCGTTCACGCGCGTCGCCGCCCGGGCGCTGGTCGCCGGTGCGGTGACCAGCGCCGCCTGCCTGGCCTACGGTGCCGGCTACGAGGTCCGGGCCTTCCGGCTGCGGCGGGCGACCGTGCCCGTCCTGCCAGCCGGCCAGCGGCCGCTGCGCGTCCTGCACCTGAGCGACCTGCACCTGACGCTGGGCCAGGACAAGAAGCGGGCCTGGGTACGGTCCCTGGCCCGCCTGGAGCCGGACCTGGTCGTGAACACCGGGGACACCCTGGCCCATCCGCGGGCCGTCCCCGACGTGCTGGACGCCCTCGGCCCGCTCCTGGAGCTCCCCGGCGTGTTCGTGCTCGGCTCCAACGACTACTACGCGCCGAGCGTCAAGAACCCCTTCCTCTACCTGGTCGGCGGCACCGGCGACGACGCCCGCAGGACCCCCACGCACCGCGCGGTGCCCGACCTGCCCTGGCAGGACCTCGTCGACGGGATGAGCCGGCAGGGCTGGGTCGACCTGTCCAACACCACGGGCCGCCTCCAGGTGGACGGCCGGGAGCTCGCCTTCCGCGGCGTCGACGACCCGCACGTACGGCGTGACCGCTACGAGCGCGTCGCAGGTCCGCCGGAGGACGACGCCGACCTGGCCGTCGGCGTGGTGCACGCCCCGTACCTTCGGGTCGTGGACAGCATGGCGGCCGACCGGCTGCCGCTGGTGCTGGCCGGCCATACGCACGGCGGGCAGCTGTGCGTGCCCGGCTGGGGGGCGCTGGTCAGCAACTGCGACCTGCCGCCCCGTCGGGCCAAGGGCCTCTCCCGCCACGCCGAGGACACCTGGCTGCACGTCTCGGCGGGGATCGGCACCTCGCCCTACGCACCGGTCCGCTTCGCGTGCTACCCCGAGGCGACCCTGCTGACCCTCACCTCCCGCTGA